Below is a genomic region from Stutzerimonas stutzeri.
GATTGTCGCCTCGTGCGGCCCATCCTCCCGTCGGGATCGAACCTCGGGGGCACTCTACCGGCCCAACCGTTGAGATCAACGACGGAACCGCCTATGCCTACCACCTCTGCCGCGCTAGAAGCGCTCCATACCGACGGCTTCGTGCTGCTGCCGGGCGTGCTGGATGCCGCTCAGGTCGACGCCGTACGCGCCGCGATCGACGCGATCGAGCCGATCCATTGGGATTACCAGGGTCTGGTGGATGATCATTACAAGTGCGTTTTCAATCGCGATCCCTTCTGGCTGCCCTACCTCGACCTGCCAGGCGTGATCGAGCTGGCTGAGGCCTGCCTGGGCGCCGATTGTCATGTGATCGGACAAACCGCCTGGCGCAGCCATCCGGGTTTCGTCGGTGGCGAGCTGCATGCCGATTATCTGGCCATGGAGCTGCCGGAGCGCTGGCTGGCCGAGCCCGGCTTCGAGCTGCCCATGCAGATCTGCACGGCGCATCTGTATCTCGACCGGATCGATGCGGACCTGTGCCCGACGCAGGTGATCCCCGGCAGCCACCGCGCCGGACGTAAACCGCGCCCCGGCGAAACCCACTGGCACGGTTGCGAGCCGGAGCCGGTGCTCTGCGAAGCCGGCGACGTACTGCTGTTTCGCAGCGATCTCTGGCACGCCGGCAGCCGCAACCGGACGTCTGACCGTAGCCGCTACCTGCTGCAGGTGCACTATGGGCGTCGGATGATTGCGCAGAAGTTCTCGCCATACCTGCAATGGCGCTTCAACCCGCACGTGCTTGCGGCCGCGACGGCCCGCCAGCGACGCCTGCTCGGCGACCACGAACCCTCCGAATACGATTGATTCCGAAACCGCGGTGCTGGCACAGCCCCTGCAGAGAGCTAGCCAACCAGCCTACCGCTGGCTGGCTCAGAC
It encodes:
- a CDS encoding phytanoyl-CoA dioxygenase family protein, with translation MPTTSAALEALHTDGFVLLPGVLDAAQVDAVRAAIDAIEPIHWDYQGLVDDHYKCVFNRDPFWLPYLDLPGVIELAEACLGADCHVIGQTAWRSHPGFVGGELHADYLAMELPERWLAEPGFELPMQICTAHLYLDRIDADLCPTQVIPGSHRAGRKPRPGETHWHGCEPEPVLCEAGDVLLFRSDLWHAGSRNRTSDRSRYLLQVHYGRRMIAQKFSPYLQWRFNPHVLAAATARQRRLLGDHEPSEYD